DNA sequence from the Manihot esculenta cultivar AM560-2 chromosome 11, M.esculenta_v8, whole genome shotgun sequence genome:
GTCTTTCCTACCACCCTCACTGGACCAGCTTGGGCATGGTTTAATAGCCTAGATGCAGGGAGCATTAAAAGCTTCTTGGACCTAGCTAGTGTATTTATCAGCAGGTTCATTAGAGGAGTCCCAGCAAAGAGAAAAACAAGCTACTTGGAGATAGTCAGGCAAAGAAGGAATGAGTCTCTAAGGGAGTACGTAGCCAGATTCAACTCTGAGGCCTTGCAGATTCTCGAGCTCGACGAGGCTAGAgtggtagaggccatgcaaaaagGGACCACATCTCCAAAGTCTTTTGGCTCATTATGTAGAAAGACGGCCACCACCCTGGCCGAACTGATGAAAAGGGAtgagaaatacataaggcaagATGATGCCTTAACCACTAGTAGGTTCGCTAGGGAAATAGGAGATAGGGGAAAGACAGTGGAGGATAAACGATCGAAAAGGCAGGAGAGAAGATAAAATTGAGAGTAGGAGACACTGAACAGGCACCCGTGAGAGAGGAAAGAGCAGAGATCGTACCAGCCCCAGATCCTCGAGGTGATCACTCCTCTGAATGTGTCTAGGGCCAAGGTGCTTGTGGCTGTATAAGATAAGGATTTTATACAATGACCCAAACCTATGAAAGCCGAGGCTAGCCGAAGGGATCCGGACAAGTACTGTCAACATGATCGTAGGAGGAATTGGGGGATGAATGAGCAGGAAGGGGAAGAAGAGGAGCAGGAATGGAGAGGGGAGCAGTACCGAGATCATGCAAATAGTAGAAAACTCCCCTGTGACCATCTCTTTCTCTCCAAAAGATGCCCATGGCATCCAAATGCCTCATGATGATGGTCATCGAGGTCATCGAGGTCATCATTCACAACTTCCAGGTTTGCAAAGTTCTGGTGgacgatgggagcaaggtaaatcTGCTACCTTACCGGTTCTTTCAACAGATGGACATACTCAAAGAGCAATTGGCAAGGGATCAAGCCCCGGTTAAAGAGATAGGCATAATCCCCATGGCAGTAGAAGGAAAGGTGAAAGTAGCTCTGATGCTGGGAGAACCACTCCTGTCTCGTACCCACTACGCAATGATCCTTGTGATGAAGCTGCCCCTGAATTACAATGCTATTTTGGAAAGGTCAATGTTGTACGACTTCGAGGCAGTAACCAACATCTGGTACCTGACCATGAAGTTCCCAAAAAATTCAGGGGTGGGCATAGTACGGGGAAGGCAGTAGGAGGCATGGGTTGTATATTTGGCCACTGTAGAAGAACCAAGCACCCTACCAGAAGAAATAAACCCAGAGGTCATGGAGGTCCGGGATGAGAAGAAGGAAGTCAGGACAGAGCTTGTTGATAAGCTAGAGGCATTCCCATTGTCTGAGGAAGAAAGCGACAAGGTCTTCAATATCAATGTGAGCCTTGAAAAAGACCAGAAACATACAGCAATGGCTCTCATCAGAGGGCATGCCTCAAGTTTTACCTGAAAGCCTTCAGACATGCTGGGGATAGACCCTAAGGTGATGACGCACAAGTTAAATGTTCTCCCCGGAGCTAAACCAATAAAGCAGAAGAAAAGAGTATTCGGGAaggagaagcagcaggccataAGAGAAGAGGTACAAAAGTTGGAGGAAGCCGGAttcattagggaagtcatgtacccataGTGGTTAGCCAACCCTGTTCTAGTAAAAAAGGCCAATGGAAAATATAGAATGTGTATATACTTTACCGATCTTAATCAGACATGtccaaaagattgttatcccttcccgatattaataaaatgatcgATTTTACGGTCGATTTCGATTACATATCGTCTCTTGATACAATGTCAGGGTAGCACTAGATCTTCATGGACAGATCGGATAAAGAAAAGACCTCATTCATTATTGAAGATGGGACGTATTGTTACAAGGCCATGCCTTTCGGGCTGAAAATGCAGGGGCGACATACCAATGGTTAATGAATAAGATCTTTAAGGATCAGATAAGAAGGAACGTGGAGGTTTACATTGATGATATGGTAGTAAAGAGCCAAACCTTCCAACAACACCTAGTCGACCTAAAGGAGGTGTTTGGAGTGCTACAGCGATACAAAATGAGATTAAACCAGGCGAAGTGTGCCTTCTTTATCAGAGGGGGAAAGTTTCTGGGCTACATGGTTAGTGAGAAAGCGATAGAACCGAACCCaaagaagatagaggctataCTGAGAATGCCAGAACCGACTTGCGTGAGGGATATGCAAACACTTACAGGAAGAGTAGTGGCGCTCAATCGGTTCATGTAGAAATCTGCAAAAAGATGCTTAACGTTCTTTAAAAAGCTAAGGAAAGTTTcaaactttgaatggacagagGATTGCCGAGAAGCCTTTAAAAACCTTAAGCAGTACCTCAATTCTCCCGCATGTACTCAGTAGCCCTTTAGCtggagaagaacttctgatatatttAGTTGCCTCTAAATAAGCTATAAGCGCCGTGCTGGTAAGGGATGAAGCTAGGGTACATAAGCCTATTTTCTATGTCAGTAAGGTGCTCAATGATGCCGAGGTTAGGTACATAAACATTGAGAAATTAGCATTTGCCCTATTGCTGGCGGTAAGGAAGTTCAGAGTGTACCTGGAATGCCCCCAAGGTGTAGTGATGACTAACCAGCCTCTGAAGAAAATATTGCATAAACTCGAGACCTCGAGACAGATGCTAGCCTGGTCCATAGAAATTCGCCCATATTGCCTCATTTACCAACCTCGGACTGCCATCAAAGCCCAAACTTTAGCTGACTTCATAGTTGAGTGCTCTTTTAGCTTGGATCAACAGGAACAAAGTGAAAGGCCATCTAGGCCAGCGAAAGAGAAGGAAGGGGATCAATAGCCACACGAGTTCAAATGGAACCTATTCATAGACAGGGGATCCAGCACCGTTGGCAGCAGGGCAAGTGATGCAGAACTCAGGACCAACATATGATCAAAAActccgtcacacaacttgacaaagaacaaagcaaagatatcttccagaaagttgctctactacacccctaaccaaccaatatgattataaaaatagataatcaagcgaaggttgctctactatacCCCTAACCaactaatgtgattagaaacatagataatcaagtaaaggttgctctactacacccctaaccaaccaatgtgattagaaacatagataatcaagtgatTCCAGTTTCGGCaatgccacaagaaattcttgataagttaactaagtatggaggaaatccatattagaacgctacaaggttaaaccttgataaattgctaaataatggagaagaaccaaatattgttcataacatCATCTTTATTTATTGGCTTCttgtggctgccaccttaagggtgtttttatagccttcaaaacccttattctattgtaggaaggtgtaattacaatataggaagtgtatctagtcaaatagtcaaacctagattacattaaagatcatttttctaaattgtcttggagaaatctccttcctaaatgggctgcacgaatttaacttctaatataggccaaattaatttaaaacaaattctacaaaatactaaaatactaaaattggcctaaatgcaatttggccatatATGCATTACGCAATCTGAAATTGTATTGTGTGTCTACATGTATTGTGTGTCTACATGCATTTCGTAAGTCTTAAATTAAGCGAttgtaacttgatttgtcataatttggagtttttcattttaattttttaaagtatcGTGCCATTTTCTTgctcgtatcattctctccttcttcaaAAAAATTCGTTCTCGAATCTTCAACCGTAATAACAAGAAAAGAATCGATATACATAGGATcatctttgtaacgacccgaaatcggaccgctaccggtgctagaatccagatcgacttaaggtcgccgagacccgtagcaagccttacATACAACCtgacatacctgataaatctcatacatgatcaacattttcataaaaaatttaaactttgcatataccaagcttgacctgcatgcaacgtactgaaaacataaaaccccacactaaagccctcatcaaatgctctagtggggcaacatatcatatgtcaagcctggttcaacataactcatcattaaaacattaatataagatcatgtacaaaaagggattcttatgtattagggccaagcacaatactaatcctcaatacaatactgcacaatactttacattacattatctattatatcatgtccactactaactattacatagaagAAATTTTACTCTTGCGGACtccctggtctatcccgaacctgcaaacctgggggttaagggaaaggggtgagctattagagcccagtgagtagaacaataaaataatttgtaaaaatctgccatcatgtaatgcatcacatcacagacaattctcatcacggatggatttgtcaccaataaccccctCTTACCTCTTTATCATAACATATTGCCAGGatgcgtggcatgggcagccctggactttcttacatactgagggctaatgggtcatccaaaatccatccacatcaacaacaattaatgcaatgcagcatattcgtgaattctaatgcaagacaacctaatacatatcatggcattcgtgatgcatggatcatgctaaaaagaatttcattgctttgaaaataaagaagttatgttctactcacctctagcagatACTGGACTGACTCTAAAGCACCtatctcactgctagggtccttggttcctcggttccgaacctacacaggtggactcaaatgaggggccaaacatacactaacatgactctaaacatctctccaaaaaccccctaaaacatcataaaataatcgtagaaaacatgcaaaggaaggctggacagggcactttcggcggcaggttaggcggtcgaaagtccctccatagccgaaactcagccactttcggcggcaggttcgacggccgaaagtggttccagagccgaaactcgccaaccttcgggggcaggttcggcggctgaaacccctctccaaagccgaaagtccaagcttttgggggcagggttcggcagccaaaactgccttcccaggcaggttcggcggccgaacatggctttggctgccgaacctgagttcttccagaatgggagaactcaagcctctcatgcacattttgcctcccaaaccctccaaactcaaaccaactcatgcaaaaacatgcataaacacattctcaagcatttaggggtttgaaactagcctataccccaataacatcaacacatagcatacaatgacatacatttcatcatttaactcccataaaccctaacattcaaaactatcctcaaacatgcattaaactttctaaaacccctcaaaacttactaaaaaacatgaaagaagggtaggatctccacttacctcttaaagatcgagagggaaggtgtaacagcccggccttcctctgggtccggcactgttaccgctcacggcccagggctatccctcgcctggcctcttgccacctcgggctttccactggcgtcgtgagcagctcttaacatcccttcaccctcacgggttccaggcaggatttgtccctcgggggagccattacggcccgccctagcccgagtggatttggcccaattccttcctttgggaattaggtcgcctcccccactgctcgaacccttgacctcccactttaagggaatagtctggtgagagtgagtaccaattgtgccattaaatgtaatacccggctagactccggtatcggaattcctaccgtgcgGTGGAAccccggatgtcggagacctctagaagggtagaatcatatttttatgaaatgttttcatgtttttaatggttttaagtattaaataaaatgagtttttgcatgaaaatagcattggaggaaaacccaggttcggccgccgaaagtcaagttcggccgccgaacatgcatgcgttttggaggcacgttaggcccccgaaagcatgagttagggaagtccagtttcggccgccgaaagtcaagttcggccgccgaacatttgcatggatgcggaggcacattcggcccccgaacgtggcctggccagccacctataaaagggtcccttagccgaaaatgggcgagctttttctccccatttcggccaaggtgagcattccgccatccttccccaatcttgagtttttccttcctttttccatgatctttacaagtttataactttggttttgaagatctttgagcttagaacgagttttggagcttggagaccaaaggttggaacttctcccatctccaagtttagatctcctcaactctcgatcttcaagaggtaagagccgatcttaagctcaatgtatgatttaaacaagttttataaagttttaaggggtagaatgcatgttagggtatatgttgaacctatgggtttttgatgactttttgaacaatgtagcttgattgtgtgtgattggagtgttgtagatggggtatatacatgtttgaggcccctaggaacttgtatgcatgctttggttgaaaaatatgcatgtttggaaggtttggaggcaaaatgtgcgaagggagccaagtttctgccctttggcagaaaccaggttcggcagccgaaggcactttcggccgccgaacatggctggggaggcaggcctttcggctgccgaagttgcccccgaaaagagactttcgtctctgtctgggactttcggccgccgaaggtgccgccgaacctacctgagtttcgtctctgtccaggactttcggccgccgaaggtgccgccgaaagtgccctgttcagccacttcatgcatatctctatgtgatattttcaggatgttttagggggtttttggggagtatattagagttatgtttatatatgtttggtccctcattggagtccacctgtgtaggttcggacccgaggaaccaaggaccccagcagtgagccagctgctacagagttgtcagagtcagccagaggtgagtggaactaagcttaaccttttaaattaagaaatgaaatgcttttatcatgcttcatgcatcatgatcatattataggttgtttgcattagaattcacgactatgccgcattgtattgttgtgatagatgatagtggatggacattaggatgattcattagccttctatatacgaagtcctgtggtgcccataatagggccgggcaatacgaagacctgtggtgcccataatagggccgggcaataactccgaatacgaagtcctgtggtgcccataatagggccgggcaatacgaagtcctgtggtgcccataatagggccgggcatggagttgagggatttttgaatcagtccatccgtggtgtgatttatttgtgcagtgacacattccatgatagcatgttttaatattctttttacagttctactcactgggcatctagctcacccctctcccctaacccccaggtttgcaggtacgggatagatagagaaggcaagaagaaaaaagtcctatgtatgtaatagttagattgtggacatgacaaatgtattatgatgtaatgtaaaaatgttcaggatgttatgtaatgaggttattgaggatagagttgtgcttgaccataatgtattgttaatcccttgtatatacatgatcttatgttatgatgtttatgtaaactaactcaacacaggttgttttgcctttaaggcttgatgagatcccacagagggactatgttatgtatatgttcagagtatgcacaggttgagttagttgatgacagtatgtatgaagaaaagttttaatttttatgcatgttgttgatcatgtatggggttatacaggttt
Encoded proteins:
- the LOC110625632 gene encoding uncharacterized protein LOC110625632 gives rise to the protein MAAYDSTGNPREDVLNCKMFMELQTHSDALMCKVFPTTLTGPAWAWFNSLDAGSIKSFLDLASVFISRFIRGVPAKRKTSYLEIVRQRRNESLREYVARFNSEALQILELDEARVVEAMQKGTTSPKSFGSLCRKTATTLAELMKRDEKYIRQDDALTTSRFAREIGDRGKTVEDKRSKRQERR